In a single window of the Massilia oculi genome:
- the ntrB gene encoding nitrate ABC transporter permease — MNAILKSERHAPPAGGANVVTLPLAVDAPAASAAPPARKPASVVRGTQPFARAVKAVLPPLVGIAFVVLVWQLIATRNESFPSPLVTFQEALKLFADPFYHNSPNDQGIGWNVLASLKRVAVGFGLAALVGIPLGFIIGRVRFVSGMFGPIISLLKPVSPLAWLPIGLLVFKSADPAAIWSIFICSIWPMIINTAVGVQRVPQDYMNVARVLNLSEWKILTKILLPSALPYILTGVRLAIGTAWLVIVAAEMLTGGVGIGFWVWDEWNNLNVANIIIAIVVIGVVGLLLEQALVALARALTHEQVAN; from the coding sequence ATGAACGCTATCCTGAAATCCGAACGCCATGCGCCGCCCGCCGGCGGCGCCAACGTCGTCACATTGCCGCTTGCCGTCGATGCGCCTGCCGCCAGCGCCGCGCCTCCCGCGCGCAAGCCGGCGTCCGTCGTGCGTGGAACGCAGCCGTTCGCCAGGGCGGTGAAGGCTGTCCTGCCGCCGCTGGTGGGCATCGCCTTCGTGGTGCTGGTGTGGCAGCTGATCGCGACCCGCAACGAGAGCTTCCCGTCGCCGCTGGTGACTTTCCAGGAGGCGCTCAAGCTGTTCGCCGATCCGTTCTATCACAACAGTCCGAACGACCAGGGCATCGGCTGGAACGTGCTGGCTTCGCTCAAGCGGGTGGCGGTGGGCTTCGGGCTGGCGGCGCTGGTTGGCATTCCGCTGGGCTTCATCATCGGGCGGGTGCGTTTCGTGAGCGGCATGTTCGGTCCGATCATCAGCCTGTTGAAACCCGTGTCGCCGCTGGCCTGGCTGCCGATTGGCCTCTTGGTGTTCAAGTCGGCCGATCCGGCGGCGATCTGGTCGATCTTCATCTGCTCGATCTGGCCGATGATCATCAACACAGCGGTCGGCGTGCAGCGCGTGCCGCAGGATTACATGAACGTGGCGCGCGTGCTGAACCTGTCGGAGTGGAAGATCCTGACCAAGATCCTGCTGCCGTCGGCGCTGCCCTACATCCTGACCGGCGTGCGCCTCGCCATCGGCACCGCGTGGCTGGTGATCGTGGCGGCCGAGATGCTGACCGGCGGCGTGGGCATCGGCTTCTGGGTGTGGGACGAGTGGAACAACCTGAACGTGGCGAACATCATCATCGCCATCGTTGTGATTGGCGTGGTGGGCCTGCTGCTGGAGCAGGCGCTGGTGGCGCTGGCGCGGGCGCTGACGCATGAACAAGTGGCTAACTGA
- a CDS encoding CmpA/NrtA family ABC transporter substrate-binding protein — MGLATGGVWAAGSDKPEKTEIKIGFIPLTDCASVVMASMLGFDKKYGVKFVLSKEASWAGVRDKLANGDLDAAHVLYGLLYGVQMGIGGQRKDMAVLMGLNNNGQAITLSKQLANQGAVDGQSLAKVMRTEKREFTFAQTFPTGTHAMWLYYWLAANGINPMKEAKVITVPPPQMVANMRVGNMDGFCVGEPWGHRAIMDGIGITAVTTQDIWRDHPEKVLGSTLEFAKKHPNTCRAMMAAIIEAGRWIDASMANKNKMAEVIAAKSYVNTSKDAIDQRIMGRYQNGLGKTWDDQNYMKFYNDGAVNFPYLSDGMWFMTQHRRWGLLKQDPDYLAVASAVNQVALYKDAATLAKAPVPSSPMRSSKLMDGSVWDGKDPKAYAASFKVRV, encoded by the coding sequence ATGGGGCTGGCAACGGGCGGCGTGTGGGCGGCAGGATCGGACAAGCCGGAAAAGACCGAGATCAAGATCGGGTTCATTCCCCTGACCGATTGCGCGTCGGTGGTGATGGCTTCGATGCTGGGTTTCGACAAGAAGTATGGCGTGAAATTCGTGCTGAGCAAGGAAGCATCGTGGGCCGGCGTGCGCGACAAGCTGGCGAATGGCGACCTGGATGCCGCCCACGTGCTGTACGGGCTGCTGTACGGCGTCCAGATGGGCATTGGCGGACAGCGCAAGGACATGGCCGTGCTGATGGGACTGAACAACAACGGCCAGGCGATCACGCTCTCGAAGCAACTGGCGAACCAGGGCGCCGTGGATGGCCAGTCGCTGGCCAAGGTGATGCGCACGGAAAAACGCGAGTTCACTTTTGCCCAGACCTTCCCGACCGGCACCCACGCGATGTGGCTGTACTACTGGCTGGCCGCCAACGGCATCAATCCGATGAAGGAAGCGAAAGTCATCACGGTGCCGCCGCCGCAGATGGTGGCCAATATGCGGGTGGGGAACATGGACGGCTTCTGCGTTGGTGAGCCGTGGGGCCACCGCGCCATCATGGACGGCATCGGCATCACCGCCGTCACGACCCAGGACATCTGGCGCGACCATCCGGAAAAGGTGCTGGGCTCGACGCTGGAGTTCGCGAAGAAGCACCCGAACACCTGCCGCGCCATGATGGCAGCCATCATCGAAGCCGGCCGCTGGATTGACGCCTCGATGGCCAACAAGAACAAGATGGCCGAGGTCATCGCCGCCAAATCGTACGTCAACACCAGCAAGGACGCGATCGACCAGCGCATCATGGGCCGCTACCAGAATGGACTCGGCAAGACCTGGGACGACCAGAACTACATGAAGTTCTACAACGACGGTGCGGTCAACTTCCCGTACCTGTCGGACGGCATGTGGTTCATGACCCAGCATCGCCGCTGGGGCCTGCTCAAGCAGGATCCGGACTACCTGGCCGTGGCCAGCGCGGTCAACCAGGTCGCGTTGTACAAGGACGCGGCAACGCTGGCCAAGGCGCCGGTGCCTTCCAGCCCGATGCGCAGCTCGAAACTGATGGACGGCAGCGTGTGGGACGGCAAGGACCCGAAAGCCTATGCCGCTTCGTTCAAGGTCAGGGTCTGA
- a CDS encoding ABC transporter ATP-binding protein produces MTTPALEANGVTVAYQSTPVLNELSLRVARGEIYALLGGNGAGKSTTMNTFLGFTLPRSGSVRVCGIDVAADPLAARGQLAYVPENVALYEHLDARENIEYFLRLAGSSWTATSIDEALDAVRLDASAWRRRLGGYSKGMRQKVAIALAVARQVPVLLLDEPTTGLDPQATSEFNALLQGLRARGSAIFMVTHDLLGAAEVADRIGFLERGHISHEVAASGEERYEVRDLYRRYAGTSQAKDAA; encoded by the coding sequence ATGACTACCCCTGCCCTGGAAGCAAACGGCGTGACCGTCGCCTACCAGTCCACGCCCGTGCTCAACGAGCTGTCACTGCGCGTCGCGCGCGGCGAGATCTACGCCCTCCTGGGCGGCAACGGCGCCGGCAAGTCGACCACCATGAACACCTTCCTCGGCTTCACGCTTCCCCGCTCCGGCAGCGTGCGCGTGTGCGGCATCGACGTCGCCGCCGACCCGCTGGCGGCGCGCGGCCAATTGGCCTACGTGCCGGAAAACGTCGCCTTGTACGAGCACCTGGACGCGCGCGAAAACATCGAATATTTCCTGCGCCTGGCAGGCAGCAGCTGGACCGCCACCAGCATCGACGAGGCCCTGGACGCCGTGCGCCTGGATGCCTCGGCCTGGCGGCGGCGCCTGGGCGGCTACTCGAAAGGCATGCGCCAGAAAGTCGCGATCGCGCTGGCCGTGGCGCGCCAGGTGCCGGTGCTGCTGCTGGACGAGCCCACTACCGGCCTCGATCCCCAGGCCACCAGCGAGTTCAACGCCCTGCTGCAAGGCCTGCGTGCACGCGGCAGCGCGATCTTCATGGTCACCCACGATTTACTGGGAGCGGCCGAGGTGGCCGACCGCATCGGTTTTCTCGAGCGCGGCCATATCAGCCACGAAGTCGCGGCCAGCGGAGAAGAACGCTATGAAGTGCGCGACCTCTACCGGCGCTATGCGGGTACGAGCCAGGCGAAGGACGCGGCATGA
- a CDS encoding DUF3526 domain-containing protein → MSAALMQALPAIARSEWRAMLRNQVAVAAGILMLALTLAAILVSHERVDAVNAERARFQDTADEQWNNQPDRHPHRVVHYGHYVFRPLSPLAFFDFGVDPFTGNTLFLEGHRQNSANFSDAGQSSVLLRFGQLTPAFVLQVLTPLLIVFLAFGSVARERERGQLRLQIVQGIPGATLLLGKLAAHAGVALLLGAPAFVALIAIAALHPAVAPQALTMLIGYALYLLLWVAAAVLVSSSLPRARDALLALVAGWIVTAILLPRVMPDFAAGDVGRPSRIETEVAIHERLAAIGDSHDPIDPYFNAFRARTLEKYGVQRVEELPVNYGGLLMAEGERMTSELFDEFMRADFARQREENAIVHSASLFSPVIALRRMSTALAGTNLDSHARFLVEGEKYRYAFVQSLNGLHANVVSPQGAGDGRIDKHHWDDTPRFGYAPAPYAEVAARHAWPAFAVLGGWLLVLTGAGRVIAKRLERKAK, encoded by the coding sequence ATGAGCGCCGCCCTGATGCAAGCGCTGCCCGCCATCGCCCGCAGCGAATGGCGCGCCATGCTGCGCAACCAGGTGGCGGTGGCCGCCGGCATCCTGATGCTGGCGCTGACCCTGGCCGCGATCCTGGTCAGCCATGAACGCGTCGACGCCGTGAACGCCGAGCGCGCGCGCTTTCAGGACACGGCCGACGAACAGTGGAATAACCAGCCCGACCGCCACCCGCACCGCGTGGTGCATTATGGGCACTACGTGTTCCGCCCACTGAGTCCCCTCGCCTTCTTCGACTTCGGCGTCGATCCCTTCACCGGCAACACGCTGTTCCTCGAAGGCCACCGCCAGAACAGCGCCAACTTCAGCGACGCCGGCCAGTCCTCGGTGCTGCTGCGCTTCGGCCAGCTCACCCCGGCCTTCGTGCTGCAGGTGCTGACGCCCTTGCTGATCGTGTTCCTGGCCTTCGGCAGCGTGGCGCGCGAGCGCGAGCGCGGCCAGTTGCGCCTGCAGATCGTGCAGGGCATCCCCGGCGCGACCCTGTTGCTCGGCAAGCTGGCCGCGCACGCCGGCGTGGCGCTGCTGCTCGGCGCGCCCGCCTTCGTCGCGCTGATCGCGATCGCGGCGCTGCATCCGGCCGTGGCGCCGCAGGCGCTGACGATGCTGATCGGGTATGCGCTCTACCTGCTGCTGTGGGTGGCGGCGGCGGTGCTGGTGTCGAGCAGCCTGCCGCGTGCGCGCGACGCCTTGCTGGCCCTGGTGGCCGGCTGGATCGTCACCGCGATCCTGCTGCCGCGCGTGATGCCCGACTTCGCCGCCGGCGACGTCGGCCGGCCGAGCCGCATCGAAACCGAGGTCGCGATCCACGAACGCCTGGCCGCGATCGGCGACAGCCACGATCCCATTGACCCCTACTTCAACGCCTTCCGCGCGCGCACCCTCGAGAAATACGGGGTGCAGCGGGTCGAAGAACTGCCGGTGAACTATGGCGGCCTGTTGATGGCCGAGGGCGAGCGCATGACGAGCGAACTGTTCGACGAATTCATGCGCGCCGACTTCGCGCGCCAGCGCGAAGAGAACGCGATCGTGCACTCTGCCAGCCTGTTCAGCCCAGTGATCGCGCTGCGCCGCATGTCGACCGCGCTGGCCGGCACCAACCTCGACAGCCACGCGCGCTTCCTGGTCGAGGGAGAAAAATACCGCTACGCTTTCGTCCAGTCGCTCAACGGCCTGCACGCCAACGTCGTCTCGCCGCAAGGCGCCGGCGACGGACGCATCGACAAGCACCATTGGGACGACACGCCGCGCTTCGGCTATGCGCCCGCCCCCTACGCCGAGGTGGCCGCCCGCCACGCCTGGCCGGCCTTCGCCGTGTTGGGCGGGTGGTTGCTGGTCCTGACCGGCGCCGGCCGTGTGATCGCGAAACGCCTCGAAAGGAAGGCCAAATGA